The Chryseobacterium geocarposphaerae genome window below encodes:
- a CDS encoding DUF6759 domain-containing protein: MKKIFLLILLCVFSLGFSQKKKAKTKTKAVVEKETAIIYTEADAENSSEARVIAGFLKQNPNHPKTDHFKRKLMDIIMATPSPTESKPMMASVGKEKVTPKADVNKSLASNTSLKSAAPARTVNYASVGGTSKKSEPDEHGKKTAALLTHIFNNDISDKEAYVNVKNKSKCNMEMKISGKKNYSLIIPSRSENYVMVDKGDYQLSTKVCDSPYTTVKKIDKDIEIALNIGE; this comes from the coding sequence ATGAAAAAAATATTTCTTCTTATATTATTATGTGTTTTTTCTTTAGGATTTTCTCAAAAAAAGAAAGCAAAAACTAAAACAAAGGCTGTTGTTGAAAAAGAAACGGCTATTATCTATACTGAAGCCGATGCTGAAAATAGCAGTGAAGCCAGAGTGATTGCCGGATTTTTGAAACAGAATCCCAATCATCCTAAAACAGACCATTTCAAGAGAAAACTAATGGATATTATTATGGCGACGCCTTCTCCTACTGAATCTAAACCTATGATGGCATCTGTAGGAAAAGAAAAAGTTACTCCTAAAGCGGATGTTAATAAATCGTTAGCATCAAATACTAGTCTTAAATCTGCAGCTCCGGCAAGAACAGTAAATTATGCAAGCGTAGGTGGGACGAGTAAAAAATCTGAACCGGACGAACACGGAAAGAAAACTGCGGCTTTGCTGACACATATTTTTAACAATGATATTAGTGATAAAGAAGCATATGTGAATGTTAAAAATAAATCAAAATGTAATATGGAGATGAAAATAAGCGGCAAGAAAAACTATAGTTTGATTATTCCTTCAAGAAGTGAAAATTATGTTATGGTAGATAAAGGAGATTATCAGCTGTCTACTAAAGTGTGTGACTCACCATATACTACTGTAAAGAAAATAGATAAAGATATTGAGATTGCTCTAAATATAGGGGAATAA
- the tsf gene encoding translation elongation factor Ts — MSYTPAAADVAKLRNQTGAGMMDCKKALVEAEGDFEKAVDILRKKGQKVAANRADRESTEGAVIARVNEDNTLGAIISLNCETDFVAKNEAFIELAYELAEMAITAATKEELLATDFHGITVAEKLIEQTGVIGEKIEIGAFERIEGPFLGAYIHAGNKIAAITSLSAKVDGADEAAKAVSMQAAAMNPIALDETMVSQETIDKELEIERELLTKEGKPENIIENILKGKMQRFYKDNTLVHQSFIKDPSISVADYVKSVNGDLKVTGFRRVSL, encoded by the coding sequence ATGTCTTATACACCAGCTGCTGCAGACGTAGCAAAATTAAGAAACCAAACAGGTGCAGGTATGATGGACTGCAAGAAAGCTCTAGTTGAAGCTGAAGGAGACTTCGAAAAAGCGGTAGATATCCTTAGAAAAAAAGGACAAAAAGTTGCTGCTAACAGAGCTGACAGAGAATCTACTGAAGGTGCTGTAATCGCAAGAGTAAACGAAGATAACACTTTAGGTGCAATCATTTCTTTGAACTGTGAAACTGACTTCGTTGCTAAAAATGAAGCTTTCATCGAGCTAGCTTATGAATTAGCTGAAATGGCTATCACTGCTGCAACTAAAGAAGAATTATTGGCTACAGATTTCCACGGAATTACTGTTGCTGAGAAATTAATTGAACAAACAGGTGTTATTGGTGAGAAAATCGAGATCGGCGCATTCGAAAGAATCGAAGGTCCTTTCTTAGGAGCTTATATCCACGCTGGAAACAAAATTGCTGCCATCACTTCTCTTTCTGCTAAAGTAGACGGAGCTGATGAAGCTGCTAAAGCTGTTTCTATGCAGGCTGCTGCAATGAACCCAATTGCTCTTGACGAAACTATGGTTTCTCAGGAAACTATCGATAAGGAATTAGAAATCGAAAGAGAACTTCTAACAAAAGAAGGTAAGCCTGAAAACATTATCGAAAACATCCTTAAAGGTAAAATGCAAAGATTCTACAAAGACAATACTTTGGTACACCAATCTTTCATTAAAGACCCAAGCATCTCAGTTGCTGACTATGTAAAGTCTGTAAACGGAGATCTAAAAGTAACAGGATTCAGAAGAGTAAGCTTATAA
- a CDS encoding T9SS type B sorting domain-containing protein, whose product MKKFLLTICTFLCLFFNAQLDTDHWFAPMASKAGSSGLSGYLYLSTNETTPFPVQVFNNNTLFTTVQVSKGNPVQISIPNDFLITTNQALLFAPNSMGMYVKGTKKFFANYRFSLQNHAEIITSKGLAGLGTKFYAGVIPITGIANYVNSTIGITATEDNTSVVISGYNPNVIFSDGSSSATKTFTLNKGQSYILDAVSSDSQYNLAGLVGAKIESTKPISVTNGNFNGIYTNQNFTNNDVLMDQAVPVDRLGKDFVLVKGNGNITYQMETALLIATEDNTQITLNGVSTGITLNAGQYFMVPSSNYINQGNGNYNMGISTTKNVYVYQLLAGITGSSSVNEYATGGMNFIPPLSCFMPNKVDEIGFINQIGAQTYNTKLNIITQTGATVTFNNNPIAAANGPYPVTGNPNWVTYSIPNVSGTVTVSSTKSVTAGIAAGSGAVGYGGYFAGFSSVPVISKTGDCYLGVLLQVDNTYDSYQWYLNGNIIPGATSYSINPELYGAGSYTCLVTKTNCESKLTTAYNYTLCPPITTTTYNIGSCNTKTIIPAFTNSTQSIVPANTAIISAPASGTATVNPTTGQITYTPNAGLTVNTTDTFIYYIQGNGNPADFEYFKIIINTNVLQINNTSLSSCADANGNGTFNLTTANVSSDPGITVTYFTNANLTGQITTPATYTGPAGTVYANVTSQYGCSKVTQINLTTNPSPNVNTANFNATLCDDNFDGIINVNFANITPQIVNNSTNFTVRYYLVQADANAGNANTLPANWTYTTNTTVYVRVDATTGTCATAFGQINFKIGNRLTLLNNNISVDICDNNLDGSETANLNDYKNQFTADPSVTLTFHSTLADAQNGSNALPASQIITSASTFYIRFQSPTECPNTAVLNIKLKSPKKSGTLSDQVICSNEKAILNAGTGFTSYLWSTGATTQSITVGTGTYYVDLGFNGCVYRQTVNVTAAQAPTITRIETSGSTATVYVTGGTPPYQYSLNGIDYQSSNVFTGLSRGPHKAYVLGKDGCQPTTKDFLIVNLINAITPNGDGHNDVLNYSDLRIKQNVSIEVVDRYGALVYKSSDNNYIWDGKSGGRTLSTGTYWYILKWTEPDTKLPVSYSGWILIKNR is encoded by the coding sequence ATGAAAAAATTTCTATTAACCATTTGTACATTTCTTTGTTTATTCTTTAATGCTCAGCTTGATACGGATCATTGGTTTGCTCCCATGGCTTCAAAAGCAGGCTCAAGCGGACTGAGCGGTTACTTATATCTATCAACAAACGAAACAACTCCATTTCCTGTACAGGTTTTTAATAACAATACGCTCTTTACCACCGTACAAGTAAGTAAAGGAAACCCTGTACAGATAAGTATTCCGAACGACTTTTTAATTACAACCAATCAAGCGCTCTTATTTGCTCCCAATTCTATGGGAATGTATGTAAAAGGCACAAAAAAATTCTTTGCCAATTATCGATTTTCTTTACAAAACCATGCTGAAATTATCACTTCAAAAGGTCTTGCCGGGTTGGGAACGAAATTTTATGCAGGAGTAATACCCATTACGGGTATAGCCAACTATGTAAACTCTACGATTGGAATTACTGCCACTGAAGACAATACATCTGTCGTGATTTCCGGATACAACCCGAACGTTATTTTTTCTGATGGCAGCTCCTCTGCTACTAAAACATTTACTCTTAACAAAGGACAGTCTTATATTTTAGACGCGGTAAGTTCGGACTCACAATATAATTTAGCAGGTCTTGTAGGAGCAAAAATAGAATCTACAAAACCTATTTCTGTTACCAATGGAAATTTCAACGGAATATACACGAACCAGAATTTCACCAACAATGATGTTCTTATGGATCAGGCAGTTCCGGTTGACAGATTAGGAAAAGATTTCGTATTGGTAAAAGGTAACGGGAATATCACTTATCAAATGGAAACCGCCCTTTTGATTGCCACTGAAGACAATACCCAAATCACCCTAAACGGTGTAAGTACAGGAATTACTTTGAATGCAGGGCAATATTTTATGGTTCCGAGCAGTAATTACATCAACCAGGGTAATGGAAATTATAATATGGGAATTTCCACTACCAAAAATGTTTATGTTTATCAATTATTGGCAGGGATTACAGGAAGCTCGTCCGTCAATGAATATGCAACCGGCGGAATGAATTTTATCCCCCCTTTAAGCTGTTTCATGCCTAATAAAGTTGACGAAATTGGATTTATCAACCAAATTGGCGCACAAACGTACAACACAAAACTTAATATCATTACCCAAACGGGAGCAACGGTAACATTTAACAACAACCCGATCGCTGCTGCAAACGGGCCTTACCCTGTAACAGGAAACCCGAACTGGGTAACCTACTCCATTCCGAATGTATCAGGAACGGTTACTGTAAGTTCCACAAAATCCGTAACTGCTGGAATTGCTGCCGGAAGTGGGGCTGTAGGATACGGAGGATATTTTGCAGGTTTTTCATCAGTGCCGGTAATTTCTAAAACAGGAGATTGTTATTTAGGAGTCTTATTACAGGTTGACAATACTTATGACAGCTATCAATGGTATCTTAATGGTAATATTATTCCCGGAGCAACTTCTTATTCTATCAATCCTGAATTATATGGAGCCGGAAGCTACACTTGTTTAGTTACCAAAACCAATTGCGAATCTAAGCTGACCACTGCATATAATTATACACTTTGTCCACCAATTACAACAACAACATACAATATTGGATCTTGTAATACGAAAACCATCATTCCTGCGTTTACGAACTCTACACAAAGTATAGTTCCTGCTAATACGGCAATTATTTCCGCTCCCGCTTCAGGAACAGCAACTGTGAATCCTACGACAGGTCAAATCACTTACACTCCCAATGCAGGATTAACAGTAAATACAACAGATACTTTTATTTATTATATACAAGGAAACGGGAACCCAGCAGATTTTGAATATTTTAAAATCATTATCAATACCAATGTACTACAGATAAATAATACTTCGTTATCTTCTTGCGCAGATGCAAACGGAAACGGAACCTTCAACCTTACTACAGCCAACGTATCTTCTGATCCAGGGATTACTGTTACTTATTTTACCAATGCCAACTTAACAGGACAAATTACAACTCCAGCAACCTATACAGGACCCGCAGGAACAGTATATGCTAATGTAACTTCACAGTATGGGTGTTCAAAGGTGACACAGATTAATTTAACAACCAATCCATCTCCTAATGTAAATACCGCTAATTTCAACGCTACATTATGTGATGATAATTTTGATGGAATCATCAATGTAAATTTTGCGAATATCACACCACAGATCGTTAATAACTCCACAAACTTTACTGTAAGATATTATTTGGTTCAGGCAGATGCCAATGCAGGAAACGCAAATACATTACCCGCAAACTGGACCTATACTACCAACACCACCGTTTATGTAAGAGTAGACGCAACTACAGGTACATGTGCGACGGCTTTTGGCCAAATTAATTTTAAAATTGGCAACAGACTTACCTTACTTAATAACAATATCAGTGTAGATATTTGTGATAACAACCTTGACGGCTCCGAAACCGCCAATTTAAATGATTATAAAAATCAATTTACAGCAGATCCATCAGTAACTTTAACTTTTCATTCTACTTTAGCTGATGCACAAAATGGTAGTAATGCCCTACCTGCTTCACAGATCATCACTTCTGCAAGTACATTCTATATCAGATTCCAAAGTCCTACAGAATGTCCGAATACAGCAGTTTTAAATATTAAATTAAAATCACCAAAAAAATCTGGCACGCTAAGTGATCAGGTTATTTGCTCAAATGAAAAAGCAATACTTAATGCAGGAACAGGGTTTACATCATATCTTTGGAGCACAGGTGCTACCACTCAAAGCATTACAGTCGGAACGGGTACTTACTATGTAGATTTAGGATTTAATGGTTGTGTCTATCGTCAAACCGTAAATGTAACTGCGGCACAGGCTCCGACTATCACTAGAATTGAAACTTCAGGTTCTACAGCTACTGTTTATGTTACCGGAGGAACTCCTCCATATCAGTATTCTTTAAATGGAATTGATTATCAGTCCTCCAATGTTTTCACCGGATTATCAAGAGGCCCACATAAGGCTTATGTACTTGGAAAAGACGGATGTCAGCCGACAACAAAAGACTTCCTAATTGTAAATCTCATCAACGCTATTACTCCCAACGGAGACGGCCATAATGATGTATTAAATTATTCAGATCTGAGAATTAAACAAAACGTTTCCATTGAAGTAGTGGACAGATATGGAGCGCTTGTTTACAAATCATCTGACAACAATTATATCTGGGATGGAAAATCAGGAGGAAGAACGCTTTCTACGGGAACTTATTGGTATATTTTAAAATGGACTGAGCCGGATACTAAATTGCCCGTTTCATATTCGGGATGGATATTGATCAAAAACAGATAA
- a CDS encoding T9SS type A sorting domain-containing protein has protein sequence MKKTFLFLFLTFIMSWNALRAQNGGSDYIIVLDNGSSMTTQRFESMKLGATKLIQQLLSCNPLNRIALVHYGTGIYNTNNTNYSPKIYIEYDFSNDTFMTQQIERRLDNGDHFHEALGIIGNALDGVSNPDIVSPQTTLNNDPANPLKVVVFTDAERNTGNLSFGSYLVNYDYPTPNTPEAFKYVTDFKVNRNAKFAVIHINPDTPATEAAASIASQGGSYSGPVETNIDDPDYGSPTRLYFPRTSFDMSPSEIDYWVRLGTQICDTSGWGSVNFKYEPNGCGTNMVQTISGSYSLPAGATFTQFKLVARDIVTGQDYGVNFNPVMTSPTDFYYALQPSDFSFPGITDAKFVFILGLQYNYQGNSYDVMSWNGYPYFNYDLLLTSLPNCGMRQAGPSYPVLDENSIQITPNPTNGAIKVILDQKKIEAGKIQIVDLSGKTVYEKTFRDQNTVDIDIHSQKEGVYIIKIISNKNEIFTEKVIKK, from the coding sequence ATGAAAAAAACATTTTTATTCTTGTTTCTGACATTTATAATGTCTTGGAATGCTTTGCGAGCACAAAACGGAGGATCAGATTACATCATTGTCTTAGATAACGGAAGCTCAATGACAACACAACGTTTCGAATCAATGAAACTGGGAGCAACAAAACTGATTCAGCAGCTATTATCATGCAATCCTTTAAACAGAATTGCTCTAGTACATTATGGCACCGGAATTTATAACACCAACAATACCAACTATAGCCCGAAAATTTACATTGAGTATGATTTTTCAAACGACACTTTCATGACCCAACAGATTGAAAGAAGACTTGATAACGGAGATCATTTTCATGAAGCCCTGGGAATTATCGGGAATGCTTTGGATGGGGTTTCCAATCCTGACATTGTAAGTCCACAGACAACATTAAACAACGATCCGGCGAATCCTTTAAAAGTAGTAGTATTTACGGACGCTGAAAGGAATACAGGAAATCTCAGCTTTGGCTCTTATCTTGTCAACTACGATTACCCTACTCCCAATACTCCTGAAGCTTTCAAATATGTAACCGATTTTAAAGTCAATAGAAATGCAAAATTTGCAGTTATCCATATAAATCCGGATACTCCAGCTACAGAGGCCGCAGCATCCATTGCAAGCCAGGGAGGATCTTACAGCGGGCCCGTGGAAACCAATATTGACGATCCCGATTACGGATCCCCAACAAGACTTTATTTCCCAAGAACAAGCTTCGACATGTCACCATCTGAAATAGATTACTGGGTACGCTTAGGCACTCAGATTTGCGATACTTCAGGCTGGGGAAGTGTTAATTTTAAATATGAGCCCAATGGATGCGGGACCAACATGGTGCAAACTATTTCCGGAAGCTATTCATTACCAGCCGGAGCAACTTTTACACAATTTAAATTAGTGGCAAGAGATATTGTTACAGGCCAGGATTATGGTGTCAATTTTAATCCGGTAATGACATCCCCTACAGATTTTTATTATGCACTACAACCTTCAGATTTTAGTTTTCCAGGAATTACGGATGCTAAATTTGTATTTATTTTAGGGCTTCAATATAATTATCAAGGTAACTCTTATGATGTGATGAGCTGGAACGGATACCCTTATTTTAATTATGATCTTTTATTAACTTCTTTACCTAATTGCGGAATGAGGCAGGCTGGACCATCTTATCCAGTACTAGATGAAAATTCAATACAGATTACTCCTAATCCTACAAACGGTGCAATCAAAGTCATTTTAGATCAAAAGAAAATTGAAGCCGGGAAAATCCAGATCGTAGATCTTAGCGGAAAAACAGTATATGAAAAGACATTTAGAGACCAAAATACTGTAGACATTGATATTCATTCACAAAAAGAAGGAGTGTACATTATAAAAATCATCTCTAACAAAAATGAAATCTTTACCGAAAAAGTGATCAAAAAATAA
- a CDS encoding T9SS type B sorting domain-containing protein gives MKRFLFSFVLLFFTFNTIFAQKDTEHWIAPFYYSQQYTQAVYLSTDSVTPFDVKIYTGGSFGTLLGTVTISKNSPKTYSIPRTNIATNSTLEAFTPIDKGLYITGGKPFFCSLRMVSSTTHAEIVTSKGKAGIGKEFYVASTPSTATSNNFTAAVMATENNTTVTATWSGFVAFFGGSPTGNTHTFTLNKGQSFIFAGNAGATAPFTGAKIVSDKPVTLTNGNVNGNFGNNTGSGSDAILDQSVPTERLGSTFAIVRTRSTTSDLEGAIVVAVENDTKIFINGSTTPIATLNQGEWYRIAGDNYVLQGTNGHYNMFVSTSKKVYLYQLVSVLDSSATCGFNYIPPLNCFLPRKIDEIAFVNEMPLGTNDTSTVPAGQVIKLNILTEAGATVTYTVTPPGGVPGAPITPTAAQGPYPLTGNTAWVTYGIEGVTGTVKIESNKAVTAGINGGYNTSGYGGYFAGFSSIPVISKQTGECAPGIILEVDPGYDSYQWYLNGNIIPGATSNTYAPLVGGNYTVRVTMGGCQPVTTIAYKVFSCLKETAKTDESCGTKIITPTFTSSTQAPVANTVKIITAPTHGTAVVNANGTITYTPNAGFAGSDVIVYKFCGNDPEFVDCEQVTHTIKIVPLVPKEPTITACQYDTDPTALFDLTTANVIDYTSPYTKKYYPTLNDLNTNNNEITTPKKYASAGGYAYVKITAEGGCVATTKIKLVPIPVKKSPLLVDKFICIDGRTSLDAGPGYDSYQWSTGATTSSIQGLSVGEYTVILEHNGCFLEQTVHVKKAQDPVITKIEITNNTATVIVTGGVAPYKYSVDGTTAWQDSNVFTNLSRGQHTFYVKDAYSCAPISVEVTVPNLINAITPNGDNVNDVIDYSALAYKENLTFVIYDRYGNKIFTGDKFNNYRWDGKGSGKKIVTGTYWYHINWNEPNAAKTPIKYTGWVLVKNRE, from the coding sequence ATGAAAAGATTTCTATTCTCTTTCGTATTATTGTTTTTTACATTTAATACCATCTTTGCCCAAAAAGATACAGAGCATTGGATTGCTCCGTTCTATTATTCTCAGCAATATACGCAGGCAGTATATCTATCCACAGATTCCGTAACCCCTTTTGATGTTAAAATATACACAGGAGGTAGCTTTGGAACTTTGTTAGGTACTGTTACCATTAGCAAAAACAGTCCAAAAACTTACTCGATACCTCGTACCAATATTGCAACAAATAGTACTTTAGAAGCATTTACACCTATTGACAAAGGGCTATATATAACTGGTGGTAAACCATTTTTCTGTAGCTTGAGAATGGTAAGTAGCACAACCCATGCTGAAATTGTCACAAGTAAAGGGAAAGCAGGTATAGGGAAAGAGTTTTACGTAGCTTCAACTCCTTCTACAGCCACTTCAAATAACTTTACTGCAGCTGTTATGGCAACGGAAAACAATACAACCGTAACCGCAACTTGGAGCGGATTTGTAGCATTTTTTGGCGGCTCTCCGACAGGGAATACCCATACTTTTACTTTAAATAAAGGGCAATCTTTCATCTTTGCGGGGAACGCAGGAGCGACAGCCCCTTTTACCGGAGCTAAAATTGTTTCTGACAAGCCGGTTACACTTACTAACGGAAACGTTAATGGTAATTTCGGTAACAATACAGGTTCCGGGTCGGATGCAATTTTAGACCAATCTGTTCCTACCGAAAGATTAGGAAGCACATTTGCAATCGTAAGAACAAGATCTACTACATCTGATCTTGAAGGAGCTATTGTTGTTGCTGTTGAAAACGACACTAAAATATTCATAAACGGATCGACCACTCCAATCGCTACACTCAACCAAGGCGAATGGTATAGAATTGCAGGCGACAACTATGTTTTGCAGGGAACAAATGGCCATTATAATATGTTTGTATCTACTTCAAAAAAAGTATATCTATATCAATTGGTTTCTGTTCTTGACAGCAGTGCAACATGCGGATTTAACTACATCCCTCCATTAAACTGTTTTTTGCCTAGAAAAATTGATGAAATTGCATTTGTGAATGAAATGCCTCTTGGGACAAATGACACCAGTACTGTACCAGCAGGGCAAGTTATAAAATTGAACATTTTGACAGAAGCAGGTGCTACTGTTACTTACACTGTAACGCCTCCGGGAGGAGTACCAGGAGCTCCAATCACTCCAACTGCTGCACAAGGACCTTATCCCCTTACCGGAAATACAGCCTGGGTAACCTATGGTATTGAAGGGGTAACGGGTACTGTTAAAATTGAATCCAATAAAGCAGTAACTGCTGGAATTAACGGAGGATATAACACTTCAGGATATGGAGGATATTTTGCAGGATTCTCTTCAATTCCGGTTATTTCAAAACAAACAGGAGAATGTGCTCCGGGAATTATCCTGGAAGTAGATCCTGGATATGACTCTTACCAATGGTATCTAAATGGTAACATTATTCCGGGAGCAACTTCAAATACCTATGCTCCATTAGTAGGGGGCAACTATACTGTAAGAGTAACAATGGGAGGATGTCAGCCTGTAACAACAATTGCTTATAAAGTGTTTTCATGTTTAAAAGAAACAGCAAAAACAGATGAAAGTTGCGGCACCAAAATCATAACTCCTACCTTCACGTCTTCAACTCAGGCCCCTGTTGCCAATACTGTAAAAATTATCACAGCACCTACTCACGGTACAGCGGTAGTAAATGCAAACGGGACGATTACTTATACTCCGAATGCTGGTTTCGCCGGCTCAGATGTAATTGTTTATAAATTCTGTGGAAACGACCCTGAATTTGTAGATTGTGAGCAGGTAACCCATACCATAAAAATTGTACCTCTTGTTCCTAAAGAACCGACCATCACAGCATGTCAATACGACACTGACCCTACCGCATTGTTTGACCTTACGACAGCAAATGTTATTGATTATACTTCTCCTTATACGAAAAAGTATTACCCTACACTGAATGATTTAAATACAAATAATAATGAGATTACAACTCCTAAAAAGTATGCTTCAGCAGGTGGCTATGCTTATGTAAAAATAACAGCTGAAGGAGGATGTGTTGCAACGACAAAAATTAAATTAGTTCCGATTCCTGTAAAAAAATCTCCACTTTTAGTAGACAAATTTATTTGTATTGATGGCAGAACCTCTTTGGATGCAGGTCCAGGATATGACAGCTACCAATGGAGTACAGGGGCAACAACATCATCTATTCAAGGATTGTCTGTAGGGGAATATACTGTCATTCTTGAACATAACGGCTGTTTCCTGGAACAGACTGTACATGTGAAAAAAGCTCAGGATCCGGTAATTACTAAAATCGAAATTACAAACAATACAGCTACCGTAATCGTTACCGGAGGAGTTGCCCCTTATAAATATTCTGTAGACGGAACTACTGCATGGCAAGATTCTAATGTATTCACAAACTTATCGAGAGGGCAACATACTTTTTATGTGAAAGATGCGTACAGCTGTGCTCCTATCTCTGTGGAAGTAACTGTACCTAACTTAATCAATGCAATCACCCCTAATGGAGATAACGTAAATGATGTTATCGACTATAGTGCGTTAGCTTATAAAGAGAATCTTACATTCGTAATCTATGACCGATACGGTAACAAAATCTTCACCGGAGATAAATTCAACAACTACCGTTGGGATGGAAAAGGATCCGGAAAAAAGATTGTAACAGGCACTTACTGGTATCATATTAATTGGAACGAACCCAATGCAGCGAAAACGCCGATAAAATATACAGGTTGGGTCCTTGTGAAAAACAGAGAATAA